The proteins below come from a single Rhinolophus ferrumequinum isolate MPI-CBG mRhiFer1 chromosome 8, mRhiFer1_v1.p, whole genome shotgun sequence genomic window:
- the ZC3H15 gene encoding zinc finger CCCH domain-containing protein 15, producing the protein MPPKKQAQAGGSKKAEQKKKEKIIEDKTFGLKNKKGAKQQKFIKAVTHQVKFGQQNPRQVAQSEAEKKLKKDDKKKELQELNELFKPVVAAQKISKGADPKSVVCAFFKQGQCTKGDKCKFSHDLTLERKCEKRSVYIDARDEELEKDTMDNWDEKKLEEVVNKKHGEAEKKKPKTQIVCKHFLDAIENNKYGWFWVCPGGGDICMYRHALPPGFVLKKDKKKEEKEDEISLEDLIERERSALGPNVTKITLESFLAWKKRKRQEKIDKLEQDMERRKADFKAGKALVISGREVFEFRPELVDDDDEEADDTRYTQGTGGDEVDDSVSVNDIDLSLYIPRDVDETGITVASLERFSTYTSEKDENKLSEASGGRAENGERSDLEEDSEGEGQENGAIDAVPVDENLFTGEDLDELEEELNTLDLEE; encoded by the exons GACAAAACTTTTGgtctaaagaataaaaaaggagcaAAGCAACAGAAGTTTATCAAGGCTGTCACTCATCAAGTTAAATTTGGTCAACAAAATCCACGTCAG GTAGCACAAAGTGAAgctgaaaagaaattgaagaaagatGATAAGAAGAAAGAATTGCAAGAGCTAAATGAGCTGTTCAAACCTGTAGTTGCTgctcaaaaaataagtaaag GTGCAGATCCCAAATCCGTGGTATGTGCATTCTTCAAGCAAGGACAGTGTACTAAAGGAGATAAGTGTAAGTTCTCTCATGACCTGACTCTGGAGAGAAAGTGTGAAAAGCGAAGTGTTTACATTGATGCAAGAGATGAAGAACTTGAAAAAG atACTATGGATAATTGGGACgagaaaaaactggaagaagtAGTGAACAAGAAGCACGGTGAGGcggaaaagaaaaaaccaaaaactcaaATA GTGTGCAAGCATTTCCTTGATGCtattgaaaacaacaaatatgGCTGGTTTTGGGTGTgccctggaggaggtgatatttgcATGTATCGTCATGCACTTCCTCCTGGATTTGtgttgaaaaaagataaaaagaaagaagagaaagaagatgaaatttCATTAGAAGATCTCATTGAAAGAGAG cGTTCTGCCCTAGGTCCAAATGTTACCAAAATTACTCTAGAATCTTTTCTTgcctggaagaaaaggaaaagacaagaaaagattgataaactTGAGCAAgatatggaaagaagaaaagcgGACTTCAAAGCAGGGAAAGCGTTAGTG ATCAGTGGTCGTGAGGTGTTTGAATTCCGGCCTGAATTGGTTGATGATGATGACGAGGAAGCAGATGACACCCGTTATACCCAGGGGACAGGTGGTGATGAG gttgatGATTCAGTGAGTGTAAATGACATAGACTTAAGCCTGTACATCCCTAGAGATGTAGATGAGACAGGTATTACTGTGGCCAGTCTTGAAAGATTCAGCACATACACTTCAGAAAAGGATG aaaacaaattaagtgAAGCTTCCGGAGGTAGGGCTGAAAATGGTGAAAGAAGTGATTTAGAAGAGGACAGCGAAGGGGAGGGACAAGAAAATGGAGCCATCGATGCTGTTCCTGTTGATGAAAATCTTTTTACTGGGGAAGATTTGGATGAACTAGAAGAAGAATTAAACACACTTGATTTAGAAGAATGA